The proteins below are encoded in one region of Neisseria macacae ATCC 33926:
- a CDS encoding 7-cyano-7-deazaguanine/7-aminomethyl-7-deazaguanine transporter — translation MQDNGFSYAQQRHALFWLVLFHMLIIASSNYLVQFPFTVTLPNGFEVHSTWGALTFPFIFLATDLTVRIFGQRLARRIVFFVMFPALALSYALSVLFQNGTWVGFASLAVFIPSVFRIAVASFSAYAVGQILDIFVFNRLRRLKSWWIAPFSSMFAGNAIDTLLFFGIAFAGSGDKFMAANWPHIAFVDYLFKLAVCTLFFLPAYGVLLKILTGRLTTLQEEDIRQTAALAEEHL, via the coding sequence ATGCAAGACAACGGCTTCTCTTATGCCCAGCAACGGCATGCGCTGTTTTGGCTGGTATTGTTCCATATGCTCATTATTGCCTCAAGCAATTATTTGGTGCAATTCCCCTTCACCGTAACCCTGCCCAACGGATTTGAAGTACATTCCACTTGGGGCGCGCTGACCTTTCCGTTTATCTTTTTGGCTACCGATTTGACCGTTCGGATTTTCGGGCAGCGGCTGGCGCGGAGGATAGTATTTTTCGTCATGTTTCCCGCTCTGGCGCTGTCTTACGCATTATCCGTCTTGTTCCAAAACGGCACATGGGTCGGTTTTGCCTCTTTGGCCGTATTCATACCGTCTGTGTTCCGTATCGCCGTCGCCAGTTTTTCGGCTTATGCGGTCGGACAGATATTGGATATTTTCGTGTTCAACCGGCTGCGCCGCCTGAAATCGTGGTGGATTGCCCCTTTTTCATCAATGTTTGCCGGCAATGCAATCGACACTTTACTTTTTTTCGGCATAGCCTTTGCCGGCAGCGGCGACAAATTTATGGCTGCCAATTGGCCGCATATCGCCTTTGTTGATTATCTGTTCAAACTGGCTGTTTGCACCCTGTTTTTCCTGCCCGCCTATGGGGTATTGTTGAAAATTCTAACCGGCAGACTAACCACATTGCAGGAGGAAGACATAAGGCAGACCGCCGCCCTTGCAGAAGAACATTTGTGA
- a CDS encoding RNA 2'-phosphotransferase has protein sequence MLLNEKQQKSVSKFLSLILRHRPEQIGITLDKNGWVDIDILLAQANHPKHNFTGVALTYDNLMEVVENNDKKRFTISEDGKRIRAAQGHSTKQVEIQYCATTPPDILYHGTAEKSVQSIFGQGLHAGSRHFVHLSADIETAIKVGSRHGKPVVLTIDTAAMLADGHQFYLADNGVWLTENVPAKFIAKL, from the coding sequence ATGCTATTAAATGAAAAACAACAAAAATCCGTCAGCAAATTCCTTAGCCTGATCTTGCGTCACAGACCCGAACAGATCGGAATTACTTTGGACAAAAACGGCTGGGTGGATATTGATATCCTGCTGGCACAAGCAAATCACCCCAAGCACAACTTTACCGGCGTTGCATTGACGTACGATAATTTAATGGAAGTCGTTGAAAACAATGATAAAAAACGGTTTACCATATCAGAAGACGGTAAGCGTATTCGTGCCGCGCAAGGGCATTCCACAAAACAGGTTGAAATCCAATATTGCGCAACGACACCGCCTGATATCCTATATCACGGTACAGCGGAAAAATCGGTGCAGTCGATATTTGGTCAGGGATTGCATGCAGGTTCACGCCATTTCGTCCATCTTTCGGCAGATATTGAAACTGCAATCAAAGTCGGTTCCCGACATGGCAAACCCGTCGTATTGACCATCGACACCGCCGCCATGCTCGCTGACGGTCATCAGTTTTACCTCGCAGATAACGGCGTTTGGCTGACTGAAAACGTTCCGGCGAAGTTTATTGCCAAGTTGTGA
- the trpE gene encoding anthranilate synthase component I, whose protein sequence is MISKQEYQAQAAQGYNRIPLVQELLADLDTPLSLYLKLANRPYTYLLESVVGGERFGRYSFIGLPCRHYLKVSGKHVDVYQNGEIVEQHDGNPLPFIEAFHNRFKTPEIPSLPRFTGGLVGYFGYETIYNFEHFAHRLKNTAKADPLGTPDILLMLSQELAVIDNLSGKIHLIVYADPAQPDGYERARERLEDIRTQLRQSCAIPLSLGSKHTEAVSEFGEEPFKACVNKIKDYIFAGDCMQVVPSQRMSMEFTDSPLALYRALRTLNPSPYLFYYDFGDFHIVGSSPEILVRRERNDVIVRPIAGTRLRGKTPAEDLANEQDLLSDAKEIAEHVMLIDLGRNDVGRISKTGEVKVTDKMVIEKYSHVMHIVSNVEGRLKEGITNMDILAATFPAGTLSGAPKVRAMEIIEEVEPSKRGIYGGAVGVWGFNNDMDLAIAIRTAVVKNNMLYVQSGAGIVADSDPTSEWQETQNKARAVVRAAQMVQEGLDK, encoded by the coding sequence TGATCAGCAAACAAGAATACCAAGCCCAAGCCGCCCAAGGCTACAACCGCATCCCGCTCGTTCAAGAACTCCTTGCCGACCTGGATACGCCGCTTTCCCTCTATCTCAAACTCGCCAACCGCCCCTATACCTACCTGCTCGAATCCGTTGTCGGCGGCGAACGTTTCGGCCGCTATTCCTTTATCGGCCTGCCTTGCCGCCACTATCTCAAAGTCAGCGGCAAACACGTCGATGTTTACCAAAACGGCGAAATCGTCGAACAACACGACGGCAATCCGCTGCCCTTTATCGAAGCCTTCCACAACCGCTTCAAAACGCCCGAAATCCCAAGCCTGCCGCGCTTTACCGGCGGACTGGTCGGCTACTTCGGTTACGAAACCATCTACAATTTCGAACACTTCGCCCACCGCCTGAAAAACACCGCCAAAGCCGACCCGCTCGGTACGCCCGACATCTTGCTGATGCTGTCGCAAGAATTGGCGGTTATCGACAATTTGAGCGGCAAAATCCACCTCATCGTTTACGCCGATCCGGCGCAGCCCGACGGCTACGAACGCGCCCGCGAACGCCTCGAAGACATCCGCACCCAGTTGCGCCAAAGCTGCGCCATCCCGCTCTCGCTCGGCAGCAAACACACCGAAGCCGTCAGCGAGTTCGGCGAAGAACCGTTCAAAGCCTGCGTCAACAAAATCAAAGACTACATCTTCGCAGGCGACTGTATGCAGGTCGTCCCCAGCCAGCGCATGAGCATGGAATTCACCGACAGCCCGCTCGCCCTCTACCGCGCCTTGCGCACGCTCAACCCTTCGCCTTATCTCTTCTACTACGATTTCGGCGATTTCCACATCGTCGGTTCCTCGCCCGAAATCCTTGTCCGCCGCGAACGCAACGACGTCATCGTCCGCCCCATCGCCGGCACGCGCCTGCGCGGCAAAACCCCCGCCGAAGACCTTGCCAATGAACAGGACTTATTAAGCGACGCCAAAGAAATCGCCGAACACGTCATGCTTATCGATTTAGGACGCAACGACGTCGGCCGCATCAGCAAAACAGGCGAAGTCAAAGTAACCGACAAAATGGTGATTGAAAAATACTCCCACGTGATGCACATCGTTTCCAACGTCGAAGGTCGTCTGAAAGAGGGCATTACCAACATGGACATCCTCGCCGCCACTTTCCCCGCCGGCACACTCTCCGGCGCACCCAAAGTCCGCGCCATGGAAATCATCGAAGAAGTCGAACCAAGCAAACGCGGCATCTACGGCGGCGCCGTCGGCGTATGGGGCTTCAACAATGACATGGATTTGGCAATCGCCATCCGTACCGCCGTAGTGAAAAACAACATGCTATACGTCCAAAGCGGCGCAGGTATCGTCGCCGACTCCGACCCGACCTCCGAATGGCAGGAAACGCAGAACAAAGCCCGAGCAGTGGTACGCGCTGCGCAGATGGTGCAGGAAGGGTTGGATAAATAA
- a CDS encoding DUF6531 domain-containing protein has translation MASFGNTFGVLIPKPEAPAMVSQGSANPPEPLTNAAGPVDVIEMVADVASTALSIVAPDSAAADAVDAISELVSLASMIPGQPGPKPPSRKMVSGFSGGMGMGFDGGVVTSGHGHCIPCKVAAATNVGNPVNAVLGIKVLFDDTETDFAFDSPLPLVWQRSYYSDQIGNGWLGQGWSLPFSMRLVRTADGFLYIDEQGREISLPDISDEADKPYSAADEDEDDLYEEEAAPRPASAEEDPYGLDDAYFDPYEQIFFSQISDDLYQIASPDGGARLLFAEVDSGCGIFQLVAQLDRNGRHIRLCYDDNGLPHSIYDGSGRHFQPVFSSIQLNDNDPDFDPAGERDVFVSEDERFYVNRLTSVTFNGKELVRYDYDGYGDLTAVYGRDGKKLRGFAYRNHIMVEHSQPDGLVSRYEYDRYDTDGKVLKSSNNLGEEWTFDYRKDHTVVTDALGRTEVYGFDENRELVYRIDADGQRSDSERDSYGRITVERDPLGRETRYLYDTEGNVIAITAPDGSSTQIDYHETLNLPVAVNDPAGRITAYDYDGRGNLVSITDPAGYTTSYGYNARWLPETVTDALGKTRRLHYDTLDQLVCFTDCTGETTRFGYTEYGDLETVTDALGHTTRHHYDAAGNPVRTDYPDGSHETFEYDRLNRLTAHIDGLGAKTAYELAVDGLPLKRTNALGHTFAYAYDKARRLTVLTNENGETYRLDYDRTDNLIQETGWDGKITAYGYDAAGQLVQQTEYGQSNHEGRLKERPETWHRAVCFFVLVGLSINGNTLVGFGTNCGTNCGTNDRSQ, from the coding sequence ATGGCCTCTTTCGGTAACACTTTCGGTGTTCTCATCCCCAAACCTGAAGCACCAGCCATGGTGTCTCAAGGTTCTGCCAATCCACCTGAGCCGCTGACCAATGCAGCCGGACCGGTTGATGTGATAGAGATGGTTGCCGATGTCGCTTCCACTGCCCTTTCCATAGTTGCGCCTGATTCTGCTGCAGCCGATGCAGTTGATGCCATATCCGAACTGGTTTCCCTTGCGTCCATGATACCCGGTCAGCCGGGTCCCAAACCGCCTTCCCGTAAAATGGTTAGCGGTTTTAGCGGCGGCATGGGCATGGGCTTTGACGGCGGGGTGGTTACCTCGGGTCATGGGCACTGTATTCCTTGTAAGGTAGCTGCTGCCACAAATGTTGGTAACCCCGTAAACGCAGTGCTCGGTATCAAAGTCCTATTTGACGATACCGAGACCGACTTTGCCTTCGATTCCCCACTTCCCCTTGTTTGGCAGCGCAGCTACTATTCCGACCAAATAGGCAACGGCTGGCTGGGACAAGGTTGGTCGCTGCCGTTCTCCATGCGTCTTGTCCGGACTGCCGACGGTTTCCTTTATATTGATGAGCAGGGCAGGGAAATTTCGTTGCCGGATATCAGCGACGAAGCGGACAAGCCTTATTCCGCGGCCGACGAAGATGAAGACGATTTATATGAAGAAGAGGCTGCCCCAAGACCTGCTTCCGCCGAAGAAGATCCCTACGGTCTGGATGACGCCTATTTCGATCCTTACGAACAAATCTTCTTTTCACAGATTTCAGACGACCTCTACCAAATAGCCTCCCCCGACGGCGGCGCACGGCTGCTGTTCGCCGAAGTCGATTCCGGCTGCGGCATTTTCCAACTGGTCGCCCAACTCGACCGCAACGGCCGCCATATCCGCCTTTGTTACGATGACAACGGGCTGCCGCACAGCATTTACGACGGCAGCGGCCGACACTTCCAACCCGTATTCTCCTCCATCCAACTGAACGACAACGATCCCGACTTCGACCCTGCCGGAGAACGGGACGTCTTCGTTTCCGAAGACGAGCGTTTCTACGTCAACCGCCTCACCTCCGTCACCTTCAACGGCAAGGAACTGGTGCGCTACGACTACGACGGCTACGGCGATTTGACCGCCGTTTACGGACGCGACGGCAAAAAACTGCGCGGTTTCGCCTACCGCAACCACATCATGGTCGAACACAGCCAGCCCGACGGACTGGTGTCCCGCTACGAATACGACCGTTACGACACCGACGGCAAAGTGCTCAAGAGCAGCAACAACCTCGGCGAAGAATGGACGTTCGACTACCGCAAAGACCATACCGTCGTTACCGACGCATTGGGGCGGACGGAAGTGTACGGTTTCGACGAAAACCGCGAACTCGTCTACCGCATCGACGCCGACGGACAGCGCAGCGACAGCGAACGCGACAGCTACGGCCGCATTACCGTAGAACGCGATCCCCTCGGACGCGAAACCCGCTATCTTTACGATACCGAAGGCAACGTCATCGCCATTACCGCGCCGGACGGCAGCAGCACCCAAATCGACTACCACGAAACCCTCAACCTGCCGGTTGCCGTCAACGATCCCGCAGGCAGGATTACCGCCTACGATTACGACGGACGCGGCAACCTCGTCAGTATCACCGACCCCGCCGGTTACACCACCAGCTACGGCTACAACGCCCGATGGCTGCCCGAAACCGTTACCGACGCCTTAGGCAAAACCCGACGCCTACACTACGACACCCTCGACCAACTCGTCTGCTTTACCGACTGTACCGGCGAAACCACCCGCTTCGGTTACACCGAATACGGCGATCTCGAAACCGTTACCGATGCGCTGGGCCATACCACCCGCCACCACTACGATGCAGCGGGCAACCCCGTCCGTACCGACTATCCCGACGGCAGTCACGAAACCTTCGAATACGACCGCCTCAACCGTCTGACCGCCCACATCGACGGACTCGGTGCCAAAACCGCCTACGAGCTCGCGGTGGACGGACTGCCGCTCAAACGCACCAACGCGCTGGGCCATACCTTCGCCTACGCCTACGACAAAGCCCGCCGTCTGACCGTCCTCACCAACGAAAACGGCGAAACCTATCGTCTCGATTACGACCGAACCGACAACCTGATCCAAGAAACCGGCTGGGACGGCAAAATCACCGCCTACGGCTACGACGCCGCCGGACAACTGGTCCAACAGACCGAATACGGCCAAAGCAATCATGAAGGCCGTCTGAAAGAGCGTCCCGAGACTTGGCACCGAGCGGTTTGTTTTTTTGTATTGGTTGGTTTGAGTATTAATGGGAATACCCTCGTTGGGTTTGGCACAAATTGTGGCACAAATTGTGGCACAAATGACCGCAGCCAGTAG
- a CDS encoding PAAR-like domain-containing protein: protein MAFNKIARKDSDFYVICTLPDFCWAPPPAPPITPPIPFPLFADLGNAKTVAKDVRLNRKPAFVFKASKTNRTTGDEPALPGRKGILSRTATKPAWPMMHSSSVKIRKRHIIRAGDMFHMNNKFKKKLPPKPCISCKAAAAAGRPVNPIHGLKFLESETDFAFEGILPLVWSRSYYSDQDGTGWLGEGWSVPGCQRIIRDAAGLAYIDDHGRLFPLPEVDEDDEEPVLFESEQIWFSKNPDGHYVIASLDGSIALRFAPLVVAEDGSDEDSTFFPLVAVEDANGNHQRFVYHPLTGLPQYVIDGNGRVFSLNFGNVADEQSPKMRLLSVSLLEGLPAFGEAVRVGSPLVRYEYNGSGDLVRVIGRDGNVKRSFGYKNNLMVSHTDAAGLVSEYEYDHYTPTGKVLRNWTSLGEEWRFTYHDGYTEVTDVLGRTEQYHYDYNNELTKRVFADGSAVLMERDGLGRLLSHTDAMGRVTRYQYSNEGQVETIVRPDDAILHFDYDDCYRLIRKSDAEGRYDGYTYDEAGNLLTHTDPLKHTTRFEYAGNGLLLSVTDPNGSSTAYHYNENRQPDLITDCSGYETKLAYTPEGQLARITDALGQYTEYHYDADQNLTLARYPDGSKETFGYDAAGRLKTHTDGEGYTTSYEYGQDGLPTRRTNALGHTFGYHYDKARRLVGLTNENGARYRFAYDVLDRLIAESGFDHKLTGYRYNAGNELVEQREFGDDASLAAKLMAQLGGQPVPKKDAATLSDDLDSQTPLRITEFKRDILGRLIHALARDNDKVQETVYGYDLDGNLVRAANRHSITCFDYNENGQLIAQHQWKVPSKEENARNGLPTAKEVTARKRSPVCWTSWRLPTIFTGTRARHTKTTSRITASPGR, encoded by the coding sequence ATGGCATTCAATAAAATCGCCCGTAAAGACAGCGACTTCTATGTAATCTGTACCCTCCCCGATTTCTGCTGGGCACCTCCTCCCGCTCCTCCTATCACACCACCCATCCCCTTCCCGCTCTTCGCCGACTTGGGCAATGCCAAAACCGTCGCCAAAGACGTCCGCCTCAACCGCAAGCCCGCCTTCGTCTTCAAGGCCAGTAAAACCAACCGCACTACCGGTGACGAACCCGCCCTTCCGGGCCGCAAGGGCATACTTTCCCGTACCGCCACCAAACCCGCCTGGCCGATGATGCATTCTTCTTCGGTTAAAATCCGCAAGCGCCACATCATACGCGCCGGCGATATGTTCCACATGAACAACAAGTTCAAGAAGAAACTGCCGCCCAAACCCTGTATTTCCTGCAAAGCCGCCGCCGCTGCCGGCCGCCCGGTCAATCCGATACACGGGCTGAAGTTTTTGGAGAGTGAAACCGACTTTGCTTTTGAAGGCATCCTGCCGCTGGTTTGGAGCCGCAGCTATTATTCCGACCAAGACGGTACCGGCTGGCTCGGCGAGGGCTGGAGCGTACCGGGCTGCCAACGCATCATCCGCGATGCGGCGGGATTGGCCTATATCGACGATCATGGCCGTTTGTTCCCGCTGCCGGAAGTCGATGAAGACGATGAGGAACCGGTATTGTTCGAGAGCGAACAGATTTGGTTCAGTAAAAATCCGGACGGGCATTATGTCATTGCGTCGCTGGACGGTTCGATAGCGCTGCGTTTTGCGCCTTTGGTGGTGGCGGAAGACGGTTCGGACGAAGATTCCACCTTCTTCCCGCTGGTGGCGGTGGAAGACGCCAACGGCAACCATCAGCGTTTCGTCTATCATCCGCTGACCGGTCTGCCGCAGTACGTCATCGACGGCAACGGCCGGGTGTTCTCGCTGAACTTCGGCAATGTGGCGGATGAACAGTCGCCCAAAATGCGGCTGCTGTCGGTATCGCTGCTGGAGGGTTTGCCCGCCTTCGGCGAAGCGGTCCGGGTCGGCAGTCCGCTGGTCCGCTACGAATACAACGGCAGCGGCGACTTGGTCCGCGTCATCGGCCGCGACGGCAACGTCAAACGCAGCTTCGGCTATAAAAACAATCTGATGGTGTCGCACACGGATGCGGCCGGATTGGTATCGGAATACGAATACGACCATTACACCCCGACCGGCAAGGTGTTGCGCAACTGGACCTCCTTGGGCGAGGAATGGCGTTTTACCTATCACGACGGTTATACCGAGGTAACCGACGTGTTGGGCCGTACCGAGCAATATCATTACGATTACAACAACGAGTTGACCAAGCGGGTGTTTGCCGACGGCAGCGCTGTGTTGATGGAGCGCGACGGTTTGGGCCGTCTGCTCAGCCACACCGATGCGATGGGGCGCGTTACCCGTTATCAGTACAGCAACGAGGGGCAGGTTGAAACCATCGTCCGCCCCGACGACGCCATCCTGCATTTCGACTATGACGACTGCTACCGTCTGATCCGTAAAAGCGATGCGGAAGGCCGTTATGACGGCTATACCTACGACGAAGCGGGCAATCTGCTGACCCATACCGACCCGCTGAAGCATACCACCCGTTTCGAATACGCCGGCAACGGTCTGTTGCTGTCGGTAACCGATCCGAACGGCAGCAGTACCGCCTATCACTATAATGAAAACCGCCAGCCCGACCTCATTACCGACTGCTCCGGTTACGAAACCAAACTGGCCTACACCCCCGAAGGACAGCTGGCGCGTATAACCGATGCGCTGGGACAGTACACCGAATACCATTACGACGCCGACCAAAACCTCACCCTCGCCCGCTATCCCGACGGCAGCAAAGAGACCTTCGGCTACGATGCCGCGGGTCGTCTGAAAACCCATACCGACGGCGAAGGCTATACCACTTCCTACGAATACGGCCAAGACGGTCTGCCGACCCGACGCACCAATGCCTTGGGCCATACCTTCGGCTACCACTACGACAAAGCCCGCCGCTTAGTCGGCCTCACCAATGAAAACGGTGCGCGCTACCGCTTTGCCTACGACGTCCTCGACCGCCTGATTGCCGAAAGCGGCTTCGACCATAAGCTCACCGGCTACCGCTACAACGCCGGCAACGAGCTGGTCGAGCAGCGCGAATTCGGCGACGACGCCTCCCTAGCCGCCAAACTGATGGCGCAGCTGGGCGGACAGCCCGTCCCCAAAAAAGACGCCGCCACGCTTTCAGACGACCTCGACAGCCAAACCCCGCTGCGGATTACCGAGTTCAAACGCGATATATTGGGACGCTTAATCCACGCCCTCGCCCGCGACAACGACAAGGTTCAGGAAACCGTTTACGGCTACGACTTGGACGGCAATCTCGTCCGCGCCGCCAACCGCCACAGCATCACCTGCTTCGACTACAACGAAAACGGCCAGCTTATCGCCCAGCACCAATGGAAGGTGCCGTCCAAAGAAGAGAACGCCCGAAACGGTTTGCCGACAGCCAAAGAGGTTACGGCGCGGAAGAGATCGCCAGTGTGTTGGACCAGCTGGCGTTTACCTACCATTTTTACGGGCACACGGGCGAGGCATACCAAAACAACTTCGCGGATAACGGCATCACCCGGTCGGTAA
- a CDS encoding ATP-binding protein produces the protein MYYPRHLQSVLQKLSAQFPAVLLTGARQVGKSTLLQHIAPEYGYLTLDDPLLLDQAKNEPQLFLLNHTPPLIVDEVQYAPELFPLLKMDIDRRKQNGLYLLSGSQAFELMQNVSESLAGRIAVLKLNGLSWREMRGDDFQTAFVPDEGYLADRKPVFSLPEHENIWQIIHRGDMPRLYEQPATDWQVYYASYVATYIERDVRQLVNVGSSGDFTRFMIAIAARSGELLNYSSVAQEIGVSVDTVKRWLTVLQTSGIVYLLQPYGNNHLKRAIKTPKVYMLNTGLMAYLTKWLTPETIQNGAKSGQFFETFVVGEIIKSFHNQGQEPPIYFYRDTNQKEIDLLIEHQQMLYPVEIKATANPNKKMAAAFNLLRNTLPANELGIAHGTIINQYPQKIWLAENLVAVPAAYV, from the coding sequence ATGTATTACCCACGTCACCTGCAATCCGTCCTGCAAAAGCTGTCCGCCCAATTTCCCGCCGTATTGCTGACCGGTGCGCGGCAGGTCGGTAAATCTACGCTGCTTCAGCACATTGCGCCCGAATACGGATACCTTACCTTAGACGATCCCTTGCTGCTCGACCAAGCCAAAAACGAGCCGCAACTGTTTTTATTGAACCACACGCCGCCGCTGATTGTGGACGAAGTCCAATATGCCCCCGAGCTGTTCCCCCTGCTGAAAATGGATATAGACCGGCGCAAGCAGAACGGCCTGTACCTGCTGTCCGGTTCTCAGGCTTTTGAGTTGATGCAAAATGTCAGCGAAAGCCTGGCCGGGCGCATTGCGGTATTGAAATTAAACGGATTGTCGTGGCGCGAAATGCGCGGCGATGATTTTCAGACGGCCTTTGTGCCGGACGAAGGCTATTTGGCTGACCGGAAACCGGTATTCAGTTTGCCCGAACACGAAAATATCTGGCAGATTATCCACCGCGGCGATATGCCGCGCTTATACGAGCAACCCGCAACCGACTGGCAGGTTTACTATGCCTCGTATGTCGCCACCTATATCGAACGCGACGTGCGCCAATTGGTCAATGTAGGCAGCAGCGGCGATTTCACTCGGTTCATGATTGCTATTGCCGCCCGCAGCGGGGAATTATTGAATTACAGCAGCGTGGCCCAGGAAATCGGTGTATCGGTGGATACCGTCAAGCGTTGGCTCACCGTGCTGCAAACATCGGGCATCGTCTATCTGCTGCAACCCTATGGCAACAACCACCTTAAACGCGCCATCAAAACCCCGAAAGTCTATATGCTGAACACCGGCCTGATGGCCTACCTGACCAAATGGCTGACGCCGGAAACCATTCAAAACGGAGCCAAGAGCGGGCAGTTTTTTGAAACTTTTGTCGTGGGCGAAATCATCAAATCCTTCCACAACCAAGGCCAAGAACCGCCGATTTATTTTTACCGCGACACCAATCAAAAAGAAATCGACCTACTGATCGAACACCAGCAGATGCTGTACCCCGTTGAAATCAAAGCCACCGCCAATCCCAATAAAAAAATGGCCGCCGCTTTCAACCTGCTGCGCAACACGCTGCCGGCAAACGAATTGGGCATCGCCCACGGCACGATCATCAACCAGTACCCGCAAAAAATCTGGTTGGCGGAGAATTTGGTTGCCGTGCCTGCGGCCTATGTTTGA
- a CDS encoding ATP-binding cassette domain-containing protein has translation MNILSVENASFAVGHVALLDKTSFQLDSGEKIGLIGRNGAGKSSFLKILAGVQKLDDGQIIVQNNLKIVYVPQESFFDKEATVFDTVAEGLGEIRDLLRRYYRVSHDLEHNSDDVLLKELNELQLEIEAKDGWKLDAAVKQTLGELGLPENEKIGNLSGGQKKRVALAQAWVQKPDVLLLDEPTNHLDIDAIIWLENLLKAFEGSLVVITHDRRFLDNIATRIVELDRGILRSYPGSFSKYSEKKAQELAVEAEHNRLFDKFHAQEEAWIRKGIEARRTRNEGRVRRLEELRRQRAERRNVQGQVNFKLDSGEKSGKIIAELEHASFAYGDKVIMDKFSAILQRGDKIGLIGPNGIGKTTFLKLILGELQPTFGRIRIGSKQEVAYFDQFRSALNENDTVFYTLGQGNDYVEVGGKKKHVMSYLEDFLFHPARAQSPVSSLSGGERNRLLLAKLFTRPANILVLDEPTNDLDIDTQELLEDLLRDYQGTVFLVSHDRMFLDNVITQSIVFEGQGRLKEYIGGYQDYIDAKSREEKIQTTSPPKTTAEPEKAKPKANRTVKLSYKEQRELDALPDEIAALETEQAAINVQLSDPEIFKDYEKAGALQNRAEEIETLLLEKLERWELLEAKQNGEAV, from the coding sequence ATGAACATCTTATCCGTAGAAAACGCTTCCTTTGCCGTCGGTCATGTTGCCCTGCTCGACAAAACTTCCTTCCAACTCGACAGCGGCGAGAAAATCGGCTTAATCGGCCGCAACGGCGCGGGTAAGTCTTCGTTTCTGAAAATCCTCGCCGGCGTGCAGAAACTCGACGACGGGCAGATTATCGTTCAAAACAACCTCAAAATCGTTTATGTGCCGCAGGAATCGTTTTTTGATAAGGAAGCCACCGTATTCGACACCGTCGCCGAAGGCTTGGGCGAAATCCGCGACCTACTGCGCCGTTACTACCGCGTCAGCCATGATTTGGAACACAATTCAGACGACGTTTTATTGAAAGAACTCAACGAATTGCAGCTTGAAATCGAAGCGAAGGACGGTTGGAAGCTGGATGCGGCGGTGAAGCAGACTTTGGGCGAACTCGGCTTGCCGGAAAATGAAAAAATCGGCAACCTCTCCGGCGGGCAGAAAAAGCGCGTCGCCTTGGCGCAGGCTTGGGTGCAGAAGCCCGACGTATTGCTGCTGGACGAACCGACCAACCATTTGGACATCGACGCGATTATCTGGCTGGAAAACCTGCTCAAAGCGTTTGAAGGCAGCCTGGTCGTGATTACCCACGACCGCCGTTTTCTGGACAACATTGCTACGCGCATTGTCGAACTCGACCGCGGCATTCTGCGCTCCTATCCCGGCTCGTTCTCCAAATACAGCGAGAAAAAAGCGCAAGAGTTGGCAGTCGAGGCGGAACATAACCGCTTATTTGACAAATTTCATGCTCAAGAAGAAGCATGGATACGCAAAGGCATCGAAGCGCGCCGCACCCGCAACGAAGGACGCGTGCGCCGTTTGGAAGAACTGCGCCGCCAGCGTGCCGAACGCCGCAACGTACAAGGACAGGTCAACTTCAAACTCGACAGCGGCGAGAAAAGCGGCAAAATCATCGCCGAGCTGGAACACGCCTCGTTTGCCTATGGCGACAAAGTCATCATGGACAAATTTTCCGCCATCTTGCAGCGCGGCGATAAAATCGGCTTAATCGGCCCCAACGGTATCGGCAAAACCACCTTCCTCAAGCTGATTCTGGGCGAATTGCAGCCGACCTTCGGCAGAATCCGCATCGGCAGCAAGCAGGAAGTCGCCTATTTCGACCAGTTCCGCAGCGCGTTGAACGAAAACGACACCGTGTTTTACACACTTGGTCAAGGTAATGATTACGTCGAAGTCGGCGGCAAGAAAAAACACGTTATGAGCTATCTGGAAGATTTCCTGTTCCACCCTGCCCGCGCGCAAAGCCCCGTCTCATCGCTCTCCGGTGGCGAACGCAACCGCCTCCTGCTGGCAAAACTCTTCACCCGCCCCGCCAATATCCTGGTCTTGGACGAACCGACCAACGACCTAGACATCGACACCCAAGAGCTGCTCGAAGACCTGCTGCGCGATTACCAAGGCACGGTATTCCTCGTCTCGCACGACCGTATGTTCCTCGACAATGTAATTACCCAAAGCATTGTTTTCGAGGGACAAGGTCGTCTGAAAGAATACATCGGCGGCTATCAGGACTACATTGACGCAAAATCACGCGAAGAGAAAATTCAGACGACCTCGCCCCCCAAAACAACCGCAGAACCGGAAAAAGCCAAACCCAAAGCCAACCGCACGGTCAAACTTTCCTACAAAGAACAGCGCGAACTCGACGCCCTACCCGACGAAATCGCCGCCTTGGAAACCGAACAGGCGGCAATCAACGTGCAGCTTTCCGATCCTGAAATCTTCAAAGATTATGAGAAAGCCGGGGCATTGCAAAACCGCGCCGAAGAAATCGAAACGCTGCTTTTGGAAAAATTGGAACGCTGGGAGCTTTTGGAGGCAAAGCAGAACGGTGAAGCAGTTTGA